The DNA window GAACGCCTGCTCGAAGTTAGCTTCGGCCACATCCTCCTGAAGAGGATTGCAGCCTGTTTATTTGGCTTGGCGCGTCGACGGCTTCGACCGACGTTCCCGATAGGCCGCCACGTGTTGACGGTTACCGCAATTTCCGGTGTCACAGAACTTCCCCGAGCGATTCCGCGAGAGGTCCACCAATACCGCGTCGCAATCCGATGCGGCGCAGATCTTGAGCCGGCGCAGCTCGCCGATGCGGATCAGGTCGGCCAGTGCCATGGCCATCTCCGCGCCCATCCGCTGCCAGAGCGGATCGTGCACCGACGCCAGGTGCAGGTGCCACTCGGGCATTTCCTTGTGGCGGGTCAGCCACGGCGCTGCGTGGGTGTCACTCAGCAGTGCATTCACCTGAGAGACCGTCTGCTCCTCGTCGCCGGCGACCGACCAGATCGTGCCGAGCCGCTCCCGCAGGCGATGCACCGAATCCAGTTCTGCCGCATCGTGATCGCGTCTGCCGGTCCAGCCGAACCCGTCCAGATACGCATCGAGTTCCCCCAGGTGAGCGAGCTGTTCGCCATCGATCCGGGCGCTGTTCACCAGCACACATGCGGCGCGCAACGTGAGCTCGGTGTCATGACTGAAAAGCATTTGACTCATGACCCCCTTCCCGGCTAGCGTCATGACCAAAGCATATTTTACTCATTACATGCCGGAGGTGCAGCCGTGACCGCGAATCAGCTCGACGAACGCGCGTCCGTCGACCATTTCCGGCTCGGCCTGCTGTTCGCCGTCGGCTCCGCCCTCGCATTCGGGTCATCGGGTCCGATCGCCAAGGCGCTGATGGAGGCGGGCTGGAGTCCGACGGCGGCTGTCGTCGCCCGGCTCGCCGGCGGCGCCCTGGTTATGGCTGTGTTCGCGACGATCGTGCGGCCCGGCTGGGTTCGCGAGGCGCTGCGCCACACGAAGACCGTGATTCTGTACGGGGCGATCCCGATCGCGGGCGCGCAGCTGTTCTACTACAACGCGGTCGCGCATCTGTCCGTCGGCGTCGCTCTGCTGTTGGAGTACACCGCGCCGATTCTCGTCGTCGCCTGGGTCTGGACGACCACGCGGCGCAGGCCGACCAACCTGACGCTCACCGGGGTCGCCTTGGCGGTGGCCGGAATCATGTTGGTGTTGAACGTATTCAGCGGCGCTCATATCAATCTGATCGGCGTGGCCTGGGGGCTGGCCGCTGCGGTGTGCGCTGCGTGTTACTTCGTAATGTCGGCCAACGCCAGCAACGGCTCAGCCGACAGCGACGGCGTCAACCCCATCACGCTGTCCGCCGCTGGTCTGGTGGTCGGCGCCGCCGCGGTCACGCTGCTGGGCGCCGTTGGCATCATGCCGCTGACGTTCACGACCAACGACACCGTCATCGCCGGGTGGACCACCTCGTGGGCGATTCCGGTCGTCGCGCTGGGAGTGGTGGCCACCGCGGTCGCATACACACTCGGCATCGTGGGCATCTCGATGTTGCGCCCGCGGTTCGCCTCACTGGTCGGCCTGTCCGAGGTGATGTTCGCCGTGCTCGCCGCCTGGGTGCTTCTGGGCGAGGCGATGACAACGATTCAGGCCGTCGGCGGAGCCATCGTCCTGGTGGGCTTGGCGCTGGCGCGTCAGGGTGACCGGAGCGAGGAGTCGGCGGACGTGACACTGCCCGAAGCCGTCCCGTCGGCGCGCGCGACAGGACGATGACCTTCGCTAATTGACGCGGGCGTCGAAGCCGAGGAGTTGGCCGCGGCAGCCTCCGATATGGGAAAATAACCGACGTGAATTTGCTCCGCATGTCATCACGGCTGGCCGCAGGTGTTTCGACCGTTTTCTGCGCCGCTTCGGCACTCGTTGCCCCATCGGCGCTCGCCCAGCCCGGACCTGCGCCGGGGCCGGGACCTGCGCCCGTGCCCGGTCCCGCCGCGACACCGTCATCTGCGTGCCCCGACATCGAGGTGATATTCGCCCGCGGAACCGACGACACACCGGGGCTCGGCACGCCCGGCACCGCGTTCGTCAATGCGCTGCGCCCGCTGGTTGGCGGCCGCACGCTCACCGCGTACGCGGTCGACTATCCCGCCTCGTATGACTTCCTGGCTGCTGCCGACGGCGCCATCGACGCTCAGAACCGCATTCAGATGCTGTCGCAGAGCTGCCCTTCGACGCAGATCGTGCTCGGCGGATACTCGCAGGGCGCGGCCGTCGTCGACATGCTGGCAGGGGTCCCGCCCCTCGGCAACAAGATCGGCGAGATCGGTTCGGCGCCGCCGTTGCCCGCGAGCCTTCAGTCCAAGATCGCCGCGGTGGCCGTGTTCGGCAACCCCGCAACGAAGTTCAGTAATCCGCTCACCAGCTCGGTCTTCGGCGGTCGGGCGATCGATCTCTGCAAGGACGGCGACCCCATCTGTTCGGGCGGCAGAAATCCGTTCGCGCACAACGATTACGTGTCCGCCGGCATGGTTGCGCAGGCGGCGAACTTCGTCGCTGGACGGGTTTGACGGCGTTTGCCGCTACTCTATTGATCTTGTGACCATTGATCGACTCCGCAGCCGGTTCATCACCGCGCTAGCCGCCGCACTGACCGCCTCCGCCGCGCTCCTCGCGCCTGCCTTGTCCCCCATGCCTATCGCTGGCCTTCCGACCGCATCGGCCCAGGGTTGCCCCGACATCGAGGTCGTATTCGCGCGCGGCACCAATGAGGACGCCGGCCTCGGCGTGGTGGGCGGCACGTTCGTCGACCAGTTGCGGGGCAAGGTCGGCGGCAGATCCGTTGGCGCCTACGCGGTCAACTACCCCGCGACGTTCGACTTCCTCGAAGCGGCCGCAGGGGCCAACGACGCGAGCGGCCACATCCAGTACATGGTCAACACTTGCCCGAACACCCGACTGGTGCTGGGCGGGTACTCCCAAGGTGCGGGGGTGATCGACGTGATCAGTGCCGTGCCGGTACCCGGCATCGGC is part of the Mycolicibacterium tusciae JS617 genome and encodes:
- a CDS encoding cutinase family protein, whose translation is MSSRLAAGVSTVFCAASALVAPSALAQPGPAPGPGPAPVPGPAATPSSACPDIEVIFARGTDDTPGLGTPGTAFVNALRPLVGGRTLTAYAVDYPASYDFLAAADGAIDAQNRIQMLSQSCPSTQIVLGGYSQGAAVVDMLAGVPPLGNKIGEIGSAPPLPASLQSKIAAVAVFGNPATKFSNPLTSSVFGGRAIDLCKDGDPICSGGRNPFAHNDYVSAGMVAQAANFVAGRV
- a CDS encoding EamA family transporter; translated protein: MTANQLDERASVDHFRLGLLFAVGSALAFGSSGPIAKALMEAGWSPTAAVVARLAGGALVMAVFATIVRPGWVREALRHTKTVILYGAIPIAGAQLFYYNAVAHLSVGVALLLEYTAPILVVAWVWTTTRRRPTNLTLTGVALAVAGIMLVLNVFSGAHINLIGVAWGLAAAVCAACYFVMSANASNGSADSDGVNPITLSAAGLVVGAAAVTLLGAVGIMPLTFTTNDTVIAGWTTSWAIPVVALGVVATAVAYTLGIVGISMLRPRFASLVGLSEVMFAVLAAWVLLGEAMTTIQAVGGAIVLVGLALARQGDRSEESADVTLPEAVPSARATGR
- a CDS encoding CGNR zinc finger domain-containing protein, whose protein sequence is MLFSHDTELTLRAACVLVNSARIDGEQLAHLGELDAYLDGFGWTGRRDHDAAELDSVHRLRERLGTIWSVAGDEEQTVSQVNALLSDTHAAPWLTRHKEMPEWHLHLASVHDPLWQRMGAEMAMALADLIRIGELRRLKICAASDCDAVLVDLSRNRSGKFCDTGNCGNRQHVAAYRERRSKPSTRQAK
- a CDS encoding cutinase family protein translates to MTIDRLRSRFITALAAALTASAALLAPALSPMPIAGLPTASAQGCPDIEVVFARGTNEDAGLGVVGGTFVDQLRGKVGGRSVGAYAVNYPATFDFLEAAAGANDASGHIQYMVNTCPNTRLVLGGYSQGAGVIDVISAVPVPGIGFDNPLPPNVGAHVAAIAVFGNPSAKLGLPLTVSPVWGGRAIDLCNPGDPICQTNGEDVAAHRAYAGGPTNQAADFVAGHL